GCCGCGACGGCTGGGTCGTCGACCCCGCCGAGAGCTACAACCACTGGGCCGAGCGCAACCGGTTTCAGATCAACGACACCATCGGTACGTGGTACAAGACCTCCTCCTCGTCGATATCCTCATCATGAATCGAAGTGTAAATCGTACATGCATGTTTCTTGGCTCGCAGTGTTTGCgcgcggcgagggcgagggcgcggACTCGGTGCTGCTGGTGACCGAGCCGGACTTCCACGCGTGCAACACGCGCAGCCCTGTCCGCCGGCTAGAGGACGCCGGTGGCCGCCCGGAGTTCCGGTTCGACCGGTCGggtgccttcttcttcatcagcggcGATGAGGACTGGTGCCAGAAGGGCAAGAAGCTGTACGTCGTCGTGATGGCGCCTCGGCCCCAGGAGTGGGAGCTCGCACCGGCGCCCGGATCGCCTCCGCTCTGGGCCTCGGCGCCAGAGCACGCGGAAGCCCCGGACATGAGCCCTGGTGAGGAGGGGATGTCGCGCAGCTCGCTGAAGGCGCCACCGCCGACGGCGAGCGCGGCACGGTTGGACTTGGACGTGATAGTCGTCGGCATTGTCGTGGGGTTTTTAGGTGCTCTGGTGCTCTGAGATGGCATACGAATCGGACCGGGACGTTGTGTTCGTGCTGTCATGGATGGTTATGTACTTATGTTCGTTGTGTGATACTCTAGTTGTTATACGTAGTTCAAGGAGTTGAGATTCGTATACTGAATAAAATGATGTTTATATGTTACATGAACACGTGAATGGGTACTGAAGCCGTTTTCATGATTACTTAGTGATACCAGGACTTCTGAATCTTTTTCTTGAGATATGGTTTTTGATACAGTTAGTTAACGCCCCGAATTCTGATCCATCTTCACTTAGATGCCCGGCTGTTACGGTTCGAGGAATAATATGTTGTGCAAGCGTGCCGGCGCTGGATCTTTCCTCCCTGGAGAAGTGGAGGAGAATAAGAACAAAGAGCATCTCGTTTTGTGGAGGCGAAATATTTCCAGCAAAGTTTTCATGTATGTTCTTTGAAATGTGTGGAATGAAATGTGTAGAAGAAGTGAAACCGTCACATTTATTGGAATGCCTCCCTTCAGGTAGAGGTAGGGGACGTTTCCTATCTTGCTAGAGAGGATATTTGCCACCACAATGGCCTTTGCATGTAGTGTTTTGTTCCTTGTAGATTttagggttaatttgataaatgccactccaaatctaacGATTCCGAGAAATGTCACTGTaattttcaaattttaaaaaatgccatttcatgccatttttagtggcatttttcgaagtctggagtggcgtttttcaaagtttgcaaaaaattgTAATggtatttttcaaagtttggaaattacagTGGTATTTTTATGAACCACCATAATtgaagtggcatttatctaattaaccATTTTATGTAAAATATTCGACAAAGCGTAATATATTAATATTAGGATGATACCAAATACATCTAGCCTctgcaacatcacaatatcaagaccAACTCGAGACACAAAGAGAGAAAAAGAAGAAGGCTGGAAAATAAAACGAGCCAATGTGGCCAATGTGGTAGGGGCAAGGGTGTTCTGTCTTTCGATGAGAATCACACTCTGTCGATTTGGGTGGAGAAcagctttgacaatccgactacaaatgttTGACGACAgtacaccttagcaatcgctaaatcaaTCTCTTAGAAATTACTGAGAATGCTGGAAACATCCATGGTCAGTCTCACCACAAAGGTTTATTTCATGCAACAATTGAAGAACAAGCAAAAATTGTGATAAAAGTAATCCAAATATCGTGACTATATGGTTAATGCACAAATAAAAGTTGGGGTTccgaaagtggtcttcgcctggatAATTGGGTgttccaatctttcgatgagaatcTCATTCTGTCGACTTAGTCGAagaacgactttgacgatccaactacaaatGTGCGACGACGTTGTGCCCTAGTAGTCGTTAAACTAATCTCCTAGAGTTATCGACAATGTCGAAAGCATGGTCAGCCTGACCCACGAAGGTCTAGTccctacaagcaatcgaagaacatgcaagaaCTATGATAAAAGCAATATGAATATTGCAAGTATATATAAATGAAGTATGAACGAAAgggtttttttgggggggaggggtggggggtcCACAGTTGCAGCGATGGTTAACTTTTAGACCCAAAGAAAAGGGTATGCGATATGTTTACAGTTTACTTACTAGCGGGTAGTGCGTGGCGGCACACCGCGCCACATGGATTGATAAGCTATTTGGTTGTTGGTAATGTTTGGTAAGTCATCTGAAGACTTGATTAGTTGCAAAGTAGTTCATACAAGAAAAAGGTACGTCCAATTGATACATGCATAAGCGATCTATAATAGGTGATGATAGTGGCTAACCGGGTACAAAATTGCAAAGCTCTTGTTCTTTTCTTACACGTGAGATGTTGATCCTCCAGTTGAATTTGCCTCTGTGGCAACTATGGACGCCTCGATAGGAAGGAGAAACTTCCCAACTATTTATTTATTGACTGATTGTCTTGCATAAATTTAGACATCGATGCAACGGTGTCCAGATACTATCACTACACTGTATAGTTAGATTTGCTTTCTGTAGAGTGCACCTAGAGCTGCAGCCTGGACCTGCCGGCAGCCGACAGGGTTGGCCTCAGCGATGAGGTGGTACAATGCGATGGCTAGCTCTTGTGCATCTGTTGCCCGTATAGATGATCTCCGTGTTGTTCATAAGAAAGAAATGCTGTACAATTAACAGGGAAAGGACATAACTTTCATGGGAAAAAACCTACTCCCTGAATAGGGCAGCTACCTGTAAAGGAAAGGAAAAGAAAGGCAAAACAAAGAAGAGAAGCATCAGTTAAAATAAAGTTCAATATGTCTATTTTCTACTTGGATTTCATCATTTGCAATTACATCCCTTGATTTAAAATCAACATTTTTAGAAGTGCGGAATTGGGATAAAATGCATTGTCCTGAATGTAACATAACGTAGAGATTATGTTTCCTTTTGCAGGCATGCATGTATGTAGACATGGATGACAAAAAAGACGTTTCTTCTTTCGATGAAGAAGAATCACAGATCTCCGACTGGAGCTTAAGTTCAGAATTACTGTTGACCCCAGCCAGTTAAAACCTATACATGCATATCAACTCCTCACTTGACGGAGCCAAGGCAGGCCGACGGGTACCTCATGGGATGTGGGGCCTATATGTTTATGTCCCTACATCTTATATTTGGATAAAATTATTACTGAATAAAATAGCATCAAGAAGAAACAAGAGGAACATATGATTAAAATGCGCTCTCTTAGTGTGCTAATATGCATCTTTGGCGGTACTTTTGCTAAAAACCGAGTAcctaaaaataaatgcaaacacGAGAGAACTCAAAGCACCATATACACAGCCTAAAAATATACTACAAACTTCATTGATCCCTGCTGAAGACGAAAACATGAGGCTGGATGGAGAAGCTGCTCCACAGTGCTCAAGGATCGTTGCCAGAGACCAAAACTTAGAGCTTCATGGAGAAATTGCATGTCTGACGATTGTAGTGATGCTCACTGAATATCTTGGGAGTCGTTGGACTGATCTTTTGGTGGGACATGTTCTTTCCTTTCACATATGAACGCAATATTTATAACTGAATTTCCACATATTAACTCAAATTGATGGGCATGAACTGGGCCAAAGACCTTTCAGAAATGTAACACATCACTTATAAAAAAATGTGTATCTCCATGAGACCATACTCTGCTGCACAAGTATTAGCACATACGATCTCAGTGTTCGGACTCACTTATGAAAGTATCAAGAAGGACAAAGGGTCATCATTAAGTTTTACACCGAGTATGTTATATCTACAGTTCTACCATTCAGAAAAAAGAAGCTATCAGCGATGCAATCTTTTCTTCATCTCGTGATATCAACAAGTAGCATCATTGATGATACATTTCCTCCCTGGAGAACAACAATGTTTTTTGGCAAAGAAGGAAAAAAAACATAACTATCGTGAGAAAGAAAGAACAAAATTAAACACGTCAGAATGACGGCTATAATCAACACTACTTCAGGGCTGAACATTCCAAAATCCAACAAAGTAAAGTATTCAACAAATGAAAATGCCACACAAATATATACATCGGTCAGAGGTTAAATAAAACTTGCAGATCTATACTATACCAATTCCAAATCAATTGATGTTCAGTCTATCTAAGCAAAGCCCTGATATTCATATGCGTGAGGCAGCGGATAATATTGTTCAGAGAACAAGGATTTGGACACTGATAACTTAGACGGCTCCACATGGTAAAGCTCTAGCAACAAGAGATAACAAAAGGGAACATATAAAAATTCAACAAATAACATGGAGAAGGCACAAATTCACCTAGAATTGTGAATACTTCGGGTTAAAAAATTGTAAGCACTAATTGTTATAGTACTAATGAGGCAGTGAACAAAAAACATAAGCAGGTAATTTCCGCATCAAACATGCTCGGCTATTGACATTAATAACGTGGTCAAAGAGAATATTTGCCTCCTGTATGAGGCAAAGGAGACATAGTCTTAGATGATTGCCTGTACGGTTTCCCCTGCCTTGTGCAAACATTATACCCTTTCCTTTCTACTCGTACATGTTCTTCTCCCCTTGATGAAAAAGCAGAGCACCTCATAGTTCCTCAAAAAAAAGTAGAGTTGAGAACAAATCTGATGAATCATAGACAAAAGCAGATCATGTACAGACGAATGCTTCAGTAGGTATCGGTCGTACCCAATCATGTAAGCCATTTTCATCTGGTTATCTCTTACAAATAATCAACCCAAATTCCTGTATACACAAGTGAGATTAGAAAATTCAGAGAAACATCATTGTCATTGCACTAGATGTCATATAGGCATTAGCCAGTAGACAAACCACAAATATGGGAGGAAAAAATAGTACCTGCTTGTTAGTATTTGGCATATGTCAAAAGCATGAATGAAGTGGAGGTGTCATGCCGCACCACACACGAACTTATCCCTTCAACAGTATCAAGTTAATCAGTTATGCTACTTTTATTGATCTCAATATGGTCAATTGGAATTTGTGATAACAGAGCTTCATTTTTGATGAAATATTTGCTATGTATTTCTGATGTGTTAAGGTGGTGTTCTGTGAACCCTGACAATGTCTTGTTATTCGAGGTTCCAATCGAAATAACATACAGATTGCAATGGACGCCATCCTTTGCTGATGTACTTTTCACGGAAAAAATCTTACATAGACAGGATATTCTGAATATCATACACTGGTCCTATCACAAGATGTGTGTAGACTAAACTTGAGATAGTACTCTTTTATCAGATCATATATATTGGAATAAAAAACTTAGAATGAAACCATCATTCACTATAGCTCAATTGGTAAAATTCATGTGAACAACAATTTATAAACTTACAGCTACATGATTGGCTATCCAGATCTTGTGGAAATACCAAAGTGAGAAAGATGGAATCATAAAATATGTACAATACCTAAATGGAAACTTAACATGAGAATGGAAGTGCCAGATACACATCAAAACATTAAGCTCTTGGAATATACAAGGGAAGTCCCATAATTTTTTTTttagtgcagcacccaccaagagtGAACTTTCACTCAGCCTCTCTTTAATTAGAGATCAGGACAGACCAGAACTGTGTTATAGATGCTTTGATAACCTGAAACTAAACTACAGACAGGTAAGATGTGGAAAGAatgaagaggaggagggagggagaagaATAAtatatctttttctttttctatatCACAGAACTGAACTTGTAACAATATTAATCAATTCAAGGATTCAGTTCATGAAAATAGAAAAGGTAAATTGATATGTACAAGCACGCTTATTATTGAGGTAGACCATATCAAACTCTGCACAGCTACTCGCTGCACCATATCAATCAGCCAACGACCTGCCCTAGCTCGGTTACCATCATTGTGCATGCATCACAGAGGCTAAATCTTTTAGGCAATACAAACATACAAAATTACTATATAGCACAGATTATGGTGGGCCAGAACTGAAACAAAAGACATAAACATGACCAAAAAGAAGAACGAAGGGCACCGATAAATAGCAAAAGGGTAAATTGGCACCGATCTGTAGTACATGCCTAGAAAATTGTTTATGGTAAAAATCCAATATTTTAAAAGAACACAAAATAAGGAGTATAGCAAAGCAATGTCTAGACTGAACTGAAGTCAATTTACCTTGCAGCCGTCTTGGAATCAGGTCGAACAGTTGGTGGGCGTCGAAGTAGTCCATCGTTGCTGCCATCGTACTCCGGCATGTGGAGGTCGCCGGCTgtagcgggggcgggggcgggggcatgCGCGTGCAAGACGTACCGGTGGATGTGGAGGGCGCCAATGACTATTGCATCCCATGTCGAGCCACCACCCCATGCGACCTGGGCTGGCCGTGTTCTctttgccgccgccgtcgccgccgccgtccaaATCTCTGCTGCATGGATGGAGATGGGTACCGACGCAGGGAAGgaatatttttttttgaaatggtcAAGGGGGAAAgactccccacctgaatatatttcaaAAGTCAAGCAAGAGTTACAGAGTTCACAAATTGTGTGAGGAGAGGAAATCACGCCACAAGCTAGCATGTCCCTTTAGAGTTTCAGACTTAAGCCGATGCATCCAGAGTATCAAATCATCAAGGATATCTCTAATAGAAACAGAAGCATCAATATCCAGCCCTTGGAAAACCTTTTTGTTTCTTGCATCCCAGATTTTccagaggacgaggaggagcatGAAGGGCCGAACTGAAGAAGGGAGCAGAGCGGGGGGAGCAGTGTTGAAGAACTCGCTGATCGGCGTGGCCCTAGGCCGGATACCTGTTGCGCGCCAGATTCTTCTGGCAGCCGGGCAGGAGAAGAAGAGGTGGTCGCGGTCCTCCACTAGATGCCCACACCTTGGGCAAGAAACATGGTCCAAAATATGTTTTTTGTGCAGATTCTTCCGAGTGTTGAGGCGGTTGAGGTAGAACAGCCACCCAAAAATTATAACTTTTTTGGGCACCATCGAATCCCAAATGACAGCAAGAGCCGGATCATCCAGCTGATCAGAGAGAGCTGCATATGCTCCACGAGTGGAGAAGGCAGTACCGTTGAGCAAGCAACGATTATCCGGGGCCTGAGAAAGTACACATCCCTGCAACAACAAGTTTAGAGAAGCAAGTTCTGCGACCGCAGTAGAGGTTAGCCGATTACAAAGAGCAAGCTCGATCCCATCCTGCAATATGGTGGCAACCATGGCATTTGGGTTTGTATGGTGGGAGAAAAGAGCAGGAAAGACTAAAGCCAGAGGCTCCAGCTTTAGCCAATGATCTAACCAAAAAAAGGTGGAGCAACCATCTCCGACTACACACTGTGAAATCTCTCTCAAACAATGCAAatgcttaaaaattgttttggccaGAAAGGAGTTGTTCTTAGCATGGCCTATGTGGAGTGGTGAGTGATGCAGGACCCAGTCCTTCCAGGGAAGGTTAGAGGAGTGAAGGAATTTGTAAGCAAATTTCAGCAGTAAGCAAAAGTTTTGAGTGCGAAGGTTTTTGACACCCAGACCACCTGCATTCCTAGGGGAGCAGACTTTATCCCATGCAACCAGGCATTTTGCCCCTGAGCACGTATCCTCGTTGGACCAGAAGAAGGTTCGTCTACGCTTGTCGATCGCCTCGATAACCTTGATAGGGAGGGAGAAGCAAAGCATAAAGTAGGTAGGAAGACTgtcaaggactgccgagaggagaaCAAGTTTGCCACCACGAGAGAGTAGCAGAGCGCACCAACCAGCGAGGTAACTATCGCAACGGTCAATGACAGGTTGAAAGGCCGAAGGTGGAAGCTtgtagggggagagagggaggccgaggtAGGTTTGCGGGAAGGAGGAGATGTTGGTAGCAAGATCGGAGGCCATTTGAGCAGCATCATCGGGATTGACGTTAAGGGGGATGAAGGTAGTCTTGGTGAAATTAATTTGTAGGCCGGTGGCAGCAGCAAAACTATCTAGGATATCTTTTAGATGTTTGGCGGCAATAGGAGTGGCCTGGACGATGATGAGCATGTCGTCGGCATACTGAAGAACGGGGGAGGGGAGGTTGGGGCAAAGAGGATGACGAAGTTGACCCCTTTGAAAGGCCTTGATGATCAATTGTTGCAGTATATCTGCAATGATGATAAAGAGGTAGGGCGAGAGAGGATCACCCTGCCGGAGGCCATTCTTACATTGAATCCATCTTCCGGGGATGCCATTAAGCATGACTGCCGTGGAACCCGTGTTTAGGAGAGACTGGATCCAAGCGCACCAACGAGGGGGGAACCGTCTAACCTGCAAAGTGTGAAGGAGGGAGGACCAACAGACAGAGTCAAAGGCTTTCCTGAAGTCAAGTTTTACGATGAGGGTGGGGGCTTTTCTTTTAGTGCAGCAGTGGAGGATGTCGGCCGCATAGAGAAAGTTTTCTAAGATGTTTCGTCCTAACAGAAACCCCATTTGGTCCGCATGAACCAGGAGGGGAATGAGTTCCTTTAGACGGTTAGTAAGGAGTTTTGCAACTCCTTTTATAGGGCAGTTTTGGAGGGAGATTGGTCTGAAGTCTGCAGGGGATCGAGCCTCATTATGCTTAGGGATAAGGACAATGAGGGCCCTGTTGAGACAGGAGATATCGGTCGTTTGGGCATGAAATTCAGGGAAGAAGTGCTTGGTTTTTACTTTGAGAGTATGCCAGAATTTTCTGTAAAACCCTGGCCCAAAGCCGTCCGGGCCGGGGCTGGCATTTTTATACATGGAGAGGAAGGCATGGGAGATTTCTTCGTCAGTAAAGGGATCATCCAAAGAGCGGAGTTGAGGGATGGGCGTGGGATAGAGGTCTGGAAGTGAGAAGGACCAGGAGGGTTGGAAGGCAGTGCCAAGAAGGGATGTGTAGTAATCCGACAGGATACAGGATTTGACACAGGGAAGGAATATGAAGGCCGGTGGTTTGGTCTCCGGCGAGGCAGTGGCTGGTGTGGGCTTTGCTGGTGGGATTCATCGGCCATGGGACGTATGGGCGAGGTGTGAAGGGGGGGCCTTTTTATAGGCACGCTGGTACTGCACGTGGCATGGTGCATGGATGACAGATTGGCTGGCGATGGGGTTGAGCTGGCACCGCATGAGAGTTCCAGAATCATGACGAGAAAGCAGGAGTGGAGAGGTTAGCGGTGACTGGTGGGCTAGACCTCAAGATATTTTAGATCGTCAAAGCCCATGAAACACACGTGCACACAATGCAAATAGTCAAAGCGGTAGAGGGCAGTCAGTAAACCACAACAGCAACACGCGTCACGTTTATAAGGGCtgtaaaaaaagttcaaaaaatccagaaaaaaGGAACCCTTACGGGCCTAAAATTCTTAGTATGTAGGACTAAGAGGTAGCGCCAAAGAGGTGGATGCATGTCCCAAGCCAGCTAAAACCAAACCTTAGGTCGTACAAGGCACATGGGCGGAAGTGGAGGTGACGCAACACCTTTTGACTTGGATTTGGACTCAAATTCTACACCAGCTCCAACTCATAGGGAATTTGAAGGGGAATCCAATTGTGTGGAAGATGGTTTCTTATTGCACCAAGGAAAAAACGTGTCGACTGGCTATAGTGAGTGGTCTTTAACAAATCTAGTCTAATCTTAGCCTGTCATTTGATACGTGGCAAACCCAACAAATCAGGGTAAGATTAAGGTTCTCGTAGAGTGCTTGAAAGGTGCCATTCCGATGTGGAATCATACTCAATCGAAAAGAGAAAACTTATGTATGACAGAACATGGGATTTTCAACCAACAGATCTTCTTACCTCTGGACCAAAACCTTTAGCTATTTGCTGCTCGATCTACAACTTGGTTCAAAATGAGCAAGCCGATAAGCTTTCCAAAAAAACACTGAATTTCGAGTCGGGATGCAAAAGTTAACAATGTTTGAAGTCATGCATGTTTGTGCAGtcctgtaatgccccgagaccgttgcgccaggtgtcttccagttatgtgCGGTGTTGCCATATCAttcacttgcgtgttgcattttgtcatgtcatcatgtgcattgcatcatcatgttttcaaacttgcatccgtccgggttcccccagttctgtctgttgtccgttctgagcccagacacacttgcacgcgcccgcggcacatctGAAatcttattttataagtggcataaaaatgttctcggaatgggacgaaAGTTGGCATTCGGTGTCGTTATGTCgtgagtaggccgcctgccaagtttcatcgcatttggagttcgttttatagcccaaccgttaaacatataacGACATTATAGTCAGTCAatggtcggacgttttcggtctccgaaaacccatGTCGGGCcgctttctcttctctcctctcagtccaAGCCCTTCTTCACAGCCCATCGAGCCCACCtacctactgatacgtctccgtcgtatctacttttccaaacacttttgcccttgttttggactctaacttgtatgatttgaatggaactaaccaggattgacgttgttttcagcagaactgccatgatgttgttttatgtgcagaaaacaaaagttctcgggatgacctgagactccacggaatatcttacaataaataataaataatcctcgccaaagatgaagaccaggggggccacaccctgtccacgagggtggggggcgcccccccccctagggcgcgcccccctacctcgtgggccccctggagacctcccgactccaactccaactctatatatttgctttcggggagaaaaaaatagaagagaagatttcatcgcgttttacgatacggagccgccgccaagccctaaaacctctcgggagggctgatctggagtctgttcggggctcaggagagggggatttgtcgccatcatcatcatcaaccatcctccatcaccaatttcatgatactcaccgccgtgcgtgagtaattccatcgtaggcttgctggacggtgatgggttggatgagatttaccatgtaatcgagttagttttgttagggtttgatccctagtatccactatgttctgagattgatgttgctatgacttttctatgcttaatgcttgtcactagggcccgagtgccatgatttcagatctgaacctattatgttttcatcaatatatgagagttcttgagcctaccttgcaagtctatagtcacctattatgtgttatgatccgttaaccccgaagtgacaataatcgggatacttaccggtgatgaccgtagtttgaggagttcatgtattcactatgtgctaatgctttgttccggttctctattaaaaggaggccttaatatcccttagtttccattaggaccccgctgccatgggagggtaggacaaaagatgtcatgcaagttcttttccataagcacgtatgactatattcagaatacatg
The Triticum dicoccoides isolate Atlit2015 ecotype Zavitan chromosome 3A, WEW_v2.0, whole genome shotgun sequence genome window above contains:
- the LOC119271865 gene encoding early nodulin-like protein 1 encodes the protein MADCRKWLLLAVGLTAMVSSSGAYVFYAGGRDGWVVDPAESYNHWAERNRFQINDTIVFARGEGEGADSVLLVTEPDFHACNTRSPVRRLEDAGGRPEFRFDRSGAFFFISGDEDWCQKGKKLYVVVMAPRPQEWELAPAPGSPPLWASAPEHAEAPDMSPGEEGMSRSSLKAPPPTASAARLDLDVIVVGIVVGFLGALVL